One Apteryx mantelli isolate bAptMan1 chromosome 22, bAptMan1.hap1, whole genome shotgun sequence genomic region harbors:
- the RPS6KB1 gene encoding ribosomal protein S6 kinase beta-1 isoform X4, translated as MAGVFDIDLDQPEDAASDEELEEGGQLSESMDHGGLGQYDLGMEHCEKFEISETSVNRGPEKIRPECFELLRVLGKGGYGKVFQVRKVTGANTGKIFAMKVLKKAMIVRNAKDTAHTKAERNILEEVKHPFIVDLIYAFQTGGKLYLILEYLSGGELFMQLEREGIFMEDTACFYLAEISMALGHLHQKGIIYRDLKPENIMLNHQGHVKLTDFGLCKESIHDGTVTHTFCGTIEYMAPEILMRSGHNRAVDWWSLGALMYDMLTGAPPFTGENRKKTIDKILKCKLNLPPYLTQEARDLLKKLLKRNAASRLGAGPGDAGEVQAHPFFRHINWDELLARKVEPPFKPLLQSEEDVSQFDSKFTRQTPVDSPDDSTLSESANQVFLGFTYVAPSVLESVKEKFSFEPKIRSPRRFIGSPRTPVRVRRVLGVWVSVCVESRAATLA; from the exons ATGGCGGGCGTCTTCGACATCGACCTGGACCAGCCCGAGGACGCGGCTTCGGACGAGGAGCTGGAGGAGGGG ggacAATTAAGTGAGAGCATGGACCATGGAGGACTTGGCCAATACGACCT TGGCATGGAACATTGTGAAAAATTTGAGATTTCAGAAACTAGTGTAAACAGAGGTCCAGAAAAGATCCGACCAGAGTGCTTTGAGTTACTACGCGTGCTTGGCAAAGGTGGCTATGGAAAG GTATTTCAAGTACGAAAAGTAACTGGAGCAAATACCGGAAAAATTTTTGCCATGAAAGTTCTTAAAAAG GCAATGATTGTAAGGAATGCAAAAGATACAGCTCATACAAAAGCAGAGCGGAATATACTGGAGGAAGTGAAACATCCCTTCATCGTAGACTTAATTTATGCCTTTCAGACTGGTGGAAAACTCTACCTCATCCTTGAGTATCTCAGTG GAGGAGAACTATTTATGCAGTTAGAGAGAGAAGGGATATTTATGGAAGACACAGCTTG cttttactTAGCAGAAATCTCAATGGCACTGGGGCACTTGCATCAAAAAGGAATCATCTATCGTGATCTGAAGCCAGAAAATATCATGCTTAATCATCAAG GTCATGTAAAATTGACTGACTTTGGATTATGTAAAGAATCTATTCACGATGGAACAGTCACGCACACGTTTTGTGGAACAATTGAATACAT GGCCCCTGAAATCTTGATGAGGAGTGGGCATAATCGTGCTGTGGACTGGTGGAGTTTGGGGGCATTAATGTATGACATGCTGACTGGAGCA CCTCCTTTCACTGGggagaacagaaagaaaacaattgaCAAGATTCTCAAGTGTAAACTCAACTTGCCTCCCTACCTCACACAAGAAGCCAGAGATCTGCTTAAAAAG CTgctaaaaagaaatgctgcctcACGTCTAGGAGCTGgtcctggagatgctggagaagtTCAG GCTCACCCGTTCTTCAGACACATTAACTGGGATGAGCTGTTGGCACGGAAGGTGGAACCTCCTTTTAAACCCTTATTG caaTCTGAAGAGGATGTGAGCCAGTTTGATTCAAAGTTTACACGTCAGACACCTGTTGATAGCCCAGATGACTCTACTCTCAGTGAAAGTGCCAACCAGGTCTTTCTG GGTTTTACATATGTGGCTCCATCTGTACTTGAAAGCGTAAAAGAGAAATTTTCTTTTGAACCAAAAATTCGATCACCTCGCAGATTCATAGGTAGCCCTAGGACACCAGTCAG AGTCAGACGCGTGCTGGGTGTCtgggtgtctgtgtgtgtggAAAGCAGGGCAGCAACCCTGGCCTGA
- the RPS6KB1 gene encoding ribosomal protein S6 kinase beta-1 isoform X2: MDHGGLGQYDLGMEHCEKFEISETSVNRGPEKIRPECFELLRVLGKGGYGKVFQVRKVTGANTGKIFAMKVLKKAMIVRNAKDTAHTKAERNILEEVKHPFIVDLIYAFQTGGKLYLILEYLSGGELFMQLEREGIFMEDTACFYLAEISMALGHLHQKGIIYRDLKPENIMLNHQGHVKLTDFGLCKESIHDGTVTHTFCGTIEYMAPEILMRSGHNRAVDWWSLGALMYDMLTGAPPFTGENRKKTIDKILKCKLNLPPYLTQEARDLLKKLLKRNAASRLGAGPGDAGEVQAHPFFRHINWDELLARKVEPPFKPLLQSEEDVSQFDSKFTRQTPVDSPDDSTLSESANQVFLGFTYVAPSVLESVKEKFSFEPKIRSPRRFIGSPRTPVSPVKFSPGEFWGRGASASASNTQTPVEYPMETSGIEQMDVTVCGEASAPLPIRQPNSGPYKKQAFPMISKRPEHLRMNL; this comes from the exons ATGGACCATGGAGGACTTGGCCAATACGACCT TGGCATGGAACATTGTGAAAAATTTGAGATTTCAGAAACTAGTGTAAACAGAGGTCCAGAAAAGATCCGACCAGAGTGCTTTGAGTTACTACGCGTGCTTGGCAAAGGTGGCTATGGAAAG GTATTTCAAGTACGAAAAGTAACTGGAGCAAATACCGGAAAAATTTTTGCCATGAAAGTTCTTAAAAAG GCAATGATTGTAAGGAATGCAAAAGATACAGCTCATACAAAAGCAGAGCGGAATATACTGGAGGAAGTGAAACATCCCTTCATCGTAGACTTAATTTATGCCTTTCAGACTGGTGGAAAACTCTACCTCATCCTTGAGTATCTCAGTG GAGGAGAACTATTTATGCAGTTAGAGAGAGAAGGGATATTTATGGAAGACACAGCTTG cttttactTAGCAGAAATCTCAATGGCACTGGGGCACTTGCATCAAAAAGGAATCATCTATCGTGATCTGAAGCCAGAAAATATCATGCTTAATCATCAAG GTCATGTAAAATTGACTGACTTTGGATTATGTAAAGAATCTATTCACGATGGAACAGTCACGCACACGTTTTGTGGAACAATTGAATACAT GGCCCCTGAAATCTTGATGAGGAGTGGGCATAATCGTGCTGTGGACTGGTGGAGTTTGGGGGCATTAATGTATGACATGCTGACTGGAGCA CCTCCTTTCACTGGggagaacagaaagaaaacaattgaCAAGATTCTCAAGTGTAAACTCAACTTGCCTCCCTACCTCACACAAGAAGCCAGAGATCTGCTTAAAAAG CTgctaaaaagaaatgctgcctcACGTCTAGGAGCTGgtcctggagatgctggagaagtTCAG GCTCACCCGTTCTTCAGACACATTAACTGGGATGAGCTGTTGGCACGGAAGGTGGAACCTCCTTTTAAACCCTTATTG caaTCTGAAGAGGATGTGAGCCAGTTTGATTCAAAGTTTACACGTCAGACACCTGTTGATAGCCCAGATGACTCTACTCTCAGTGAAAGTGCCAACCAGGTCTTTCTG GGTTTTACATATGTGGCTCCATCTGTACTTGAAAGCGTAAAAGAGAAATTTTCTTTTGAACCAAAAATTCGATCACCTCGCAGATTCATAGGTAGCCCTAGGACACCAGTCAG ccCTGTAAAGTTCTCCCCTGGGGAATTCTGGGGAAGAGGTGCTTCTGCCAGCGCATCAAATACTCAGACACCTGTGGAATATCCAATGGAGACAAGTGGAATAGAACAAATGGATGTGACAGTCTGTGGAGAGGCCTCAGCACCACTTCCAATCCGACAACCAAACTCTGGGCCATATAAAAAACAAGCTTTTCCCATGATTTCCAAACGACCAGAGCACTTGCGCATGAATCTATGA
- the RPS6KB1 gene encoding ribosomal protein S6 kinase beta-1 isoform X1 — translation MAGVFDIDLDQPEDAASDEELEEGGQLSESMDHGGLGQYDLGMEHCEKFEISETSVNRGPEKIRPECFELLRVLGKGGYGKVFQVRKVTGANTGKIFAMKVLKKAMIVRNAKDTAHTKAERNILEEVKHPFIVDLIYAFQTGGKLYLILEYLSGGELFMQLEREGIFMEDTACFYLAEISMALGHLHQKGIIYRDLKPENIMLNHQGHVKLTDFGLCKESIHDGTVTHTFCGTIEYMAPEILMRSGHNRAVDWWSLGALMYDMLTGAPPFTGENRKKTIDKILKCKLNLPPYLTQEARDLLKKLLKRNAASRLGAGPGDAGEVQAHPFFRHINWDELLARKVEPPFKPLLQSEEDVSQFDSKFTRQTPVDSPDDSTLSESANQVFLGFTYVAPSVLESVKEKFSFEPKIRSPRRFIGSPRTPVSPVKFSPGEFWGRGASASASNTQTPVEYPMETSGIEQMDVTVCGEASAPLPIRQPNSGPYKKQAFPMISKRPEHLRMNL, via the exons ATGGCGGGCGTCTTCGACATCGACCTGGACCAGCCCGAGGACGCGGCTTCGGACGAGGAGCTGGAGGAGGGG ggacAATTAAGTGAGAGCATGGACCATGGAGGACTTGGCCAATACGACCT TGGCATGGAACATTGTGAAAAATTTGAGATTTCAGAAACTAGTGTAAACAGAGGTCCAGAAAAGATCCGACCAGAGTGCTTTGAGTTACTACGCGTGCTTGGCAAAGGTGGCTATGGAAAG GTATTTCAAGTACGAAAAGTAACTGGAGCAAATACCGGAAAAATTTTTGCCATGAAAGTTCTTAAAAAG GCAATGATTGTAAGGAATGCAAAAGATACAGCTCATACAAAAGCAGAGCGGAATATACTGGAGGAAGTGAAACATCCCTTCATCGTAGACTTAATTTATGCCTTTCAGACTGGTGGAAAACTCTACCTCATCCTTGAGTATCTCAGTG GAGGAGAACTATTTATGCAGTTAGAGAGAGAAGGGATATTTATGGAAGACACAGCTTG cttttactTAGCAGAAATCTCAATGGCACTGGGGCACTTGCATCAAAAAGGAATCATCTATCGTGATCTGAAGCCAGAAAATATCATGCTTAATCATCAAG GTCATGTAAAATTGACTGACTTTGGATTATGTAAAGAATCTATTCACGATGGAACAGTCACGCACACGTTTTGTGGAACAATTGAATACAT GGCCCCTGAAATCTTGATGAGGAGTGGGCATAATCGTGCTGTGGACTGGTGGAGTTTGGGGGCATTAATGTATGACATGCTGACTGGAGCA CCTCCTTTCACTGGggagaacagaaagaaaacaattgaCAAGATTCTCAAGTGTAAACTCAACTTGCCTCCCTACCTCACACAAGAAGCCAGAGATCTGCTTAAAAAG CTgctaaaaagaaatgctgcctcACGTCTAGGAGCTGgtcctggagatgctggagaagtTCAG GCTCACCCGTTCTTCAGACACATTAACTGGGATGAGCTGTTGGCACGGAAGGTGGAACCTCCTTTTAAACCCTTATTG caaTCTGAAGAGGATGTGAGCCAGTTTGATTCAAAGTTTACACGTCAGACACCTGTTGATAGCCCAGATGACTCTACTCTCAGTGAAAGTGCCAACCAGGTCTTTCTG GGTTTTACATATGTGGCTCCATCTGTACTTGAAAGCGTAAAAGAGAAATTTTCTTTTGAACCAAAAATTCGATCACCTCGCAGATTCATAGGTAGCCCTAGGACACCAGTCAG ccCTGTAAAGTTCTCCCCTGGGGAATTCTGGGGAAGAGGTGCTTCTGCCAGCGCATCAAATACTCAGACACCTGTGGAATATCCAATGGAGACAAGTGGAATAGAACAAATGGATGTGACAGTCTGTGGAGAGGCCTCAGCACCACTTCCAATCCGACAACCAAACTCTGGGCCATATAAAAAACAAGCTTTTCCCATGATTTCCAAACGACCAGAGCACTTGCGCATGAATCTATGA
- the RPS6KB1 gene encoding ribosomal protein S6 kinase beta-1 isoform X5, with product MAGVFDIDLDQPEDAASDEELEEGGQLSESMDHGGLGQYDLGMEHCEKFEISETSVNRGPEKIRPECFELLRVLGKGGYGKVFQVRKVTGANTGKIFAMKVLKKAMIVRNAKDTAHTKAERNILEEVKHPFIVDLIYAFQTGGKLYLILEYLSGGELFMQLEREGIFMEDTACFYLAEISMALGHLHQKGIIYRDLKPENIMLNHQGHVKLTDFGLCKESIHDGTVTHTFCGTIEYMAPEILMRSGHNRAVDWWSLGALMYDMLTGAPPFTGENRKKTIDKILKCKLNLPPYLTQEARDLLKKLLKRNAASRLGAGPGDAGEVQAHPFFRHINWDELLARKVEPPFKPLLQSEEDVSQFDSKFTRQTPVDSPDDSTLSESANQVFLGFTYVAPSVLESVKEKFSFEPKIRSPRRFIESDACWVSGCLCVWKAGQQPWPEWA from the exons ATGGCGGGCGTCTTCGACATCGACCTGGACCAGCCCGAGGACGCGGCTTCGGACGAGGAGCTGGAGGAGGGG ggacAATTAAGTGAGAGCATGGACCATGGAGGACTTGGCCAATACGACCT TGGCATGGAACATTGTGAAAAATTTGAGATTTCAGAAACTAGTGTAAACAGAGGTCCAGAAAAGATCCGACCAGAGTGCTTTGAGTTACTACGCGTGCTTGGCAAAGGTGGCTATGGAAAG GTATTTCAAGTACGAAAAGTAACTGGAGCAAATACCGGAAAAATTTTTGCCATGAAAGTTCTTAAAAAG GCAATGATTGTAAGGAATGCAAAAGATACAGCTCATACAAAAGCAGAGCGGAATATACTGGAGGAAGTGAAACATCCCTTCATCGTAGACTTAATTTATGCCTTTCAGACTGGTGGAAAACTCTACCTCATCCTTGAGTATCTCAGTG GAGGAGAACTATTTATGCAGTTAGAGAGAGAAGGGATATTTATGGAAGACACAGCTTG cttttactTAGCAGAAATCTCAATGGCACTGGGGCACTTGCATCAAAAAGGAATCATCTATCGTGATCTGAAGCCAGAAAATATCATGCTTAATCATCAAG GTCATGTAAAATTGACTGACTTTGGATTATGTAAAGAATCTATTCACGATGGAACAGTCACGCACACGTTTTGTGGAACAATTGAATACAT GGCCCCTGAAATCTTGATGAGGAGTGGGCATAATCGTGCTGTGGACTGGTGGAGTTTGGGGGCATTAATGTATGACATGCTGACTGGAGCA CCTCCTTTCACTGGggagaacagaaagaaaacaattgaCAAGATTCTCAAGTGTAAACTCAACTTGCCTCCCTACCTCACACAAGAAGCCAGAGATCTGCTTAAAAAG CTgctaaaaagaaatgctgcctcACGTCTAGGAGCTGgtcctggagatgctggagaagtTCAG GCTCACCCGTTCTTCAGACACATTAACTGGGATGAGCTGTTGGCACGGAAGGTGGAACCTCCTTTTAAACCCTTATTG caaTCTGAAGAGGATGTGAGCCAGTTTGATTCAAAGTTTACACGTCAGACACCTGTTGATAGCCCAGATGACTCTACTCTCAGTGAAAGTGCCAACCAGGTCTTTCTG GGTTTTACATATGTGGCTCCATCTGTACTTGAAAGCGTAAAAGAGAAATTTTCTTTTGAACCAAAAATTCGATCACCTCGCAGATTCATAG AGTCAGACGCGTGCTGGGTGTCtgggtgtctgtgtgtgtggAAAGCAGGGCAGCAACCCTGGCCTGAGTGGGCTTGA
- the RPS6KB1 gene encoding ribosomal protein S6 kinase beta-1 isoform X3, translated as MAGVFDIDLDQPEDAASDEELEEGGQLSESMDHGGLGQYDLGMEHCEKFEISETSVNRGPEKIRPECFELLRVLGKGGYGKVFQVRKVTGANTGKIFAMKVLKKAMIVRNAKDTAHTKAERNILEEVKHPFIVDLIYAFQTGGKLYLILEYLSGGELFMQLEREGIFMEDTACFYLAEISMALGHLHQKGIIYRDLKPENIMLNHQGHVKLTDFGLCKESIHDGTVTHTFCGTIEYMAPEILMRSGHNRAVDWWSLGALMYDMLTGAPPFTGENRKKTIDKILKCKLNLPPYLTQEARDLLKKLLKRNAASRLGAGPGDAGEVQAHPFFRHINWDELLARKVEPPFKPLLQSEEDVSQFDSKFTRQTPVDSPDDSTLSESANQVFLGFTYVAPSVLESVKEKFSFEPKIRSPRRFIGSPRTPVRFLFEMKFSNLSVHAQRDSPGIQKVKAKSFCISGI; from the exons ATGGCGGGCGTCTTCGACATCGACCTGGACCAGCCCGAGGACGCGGCTTCGGACGAGGAGCTGGAGGAGGGG ggacAATTAAGTGAGAGCATGGACCATGGAGGACTTGGCCAATACGACCT TGGCATGGAACATTGTGAAAAATTTGAGATTTCAGAAACTAGTGTAAACAGAGGTCCAGAAAAGATCCGACCAGAGTGCTTTGAGTTACTACGCGTGCTTGGCAAAGGTGGCTATGGAAAG GTATTTCAAGTACGAAAAGTAACTGGAGCAAATACCGGAAAAATTTTTGCCATGAAAGTTCTTAAAAAG GCAATGATTGTAAGGAATGCAAAAGATACAGCTCATACAAAAGCAGAGCGGAATATACTGGAGGAAGTGAAACATCCCTTCATCGTAGACTTAATTTATGCCTTTCAGACTGGTGGAAAACTCTACCTCATCCTTGAGTATCTCAGTG GAGGAGAACTATTTATGCAGTTAGAGAGAGAAGGGATATTTATGGAAGACACAGCTTG cttttactTAGCAGAAATCTCAATGGCACTGGGGCACTTGCATCAAAAAGGAATCATCTATCGTGATCTGAAGCCAGAAAATATCATGCTTAATCATCAAG GTCATGTAAAATTGACTGACTTTGGATTATGTAAAGAATCTATTCACGATGGAACAGTCACGCACACGTTTTGTGGAACAATTGAATACAT GGCCCCTGAAATCTTGATGAGGAGTGGGCATAATCGTGCTGTGGACTGGTGGAGTTTGGGGGCATTAATGTATGACATGCTGACTGGAGCA CCTCCTTTCACTGGggagaacagaaagaaaacaattgaCAAGATTCTCAAGTGTAAACTCAACTTGCCTCCCTACCTCACACAAGAAGCCAGAGATCTGCTTAAAAAG CTgctaaaaagaaatgctgcctcACGTCTAGGAGCTGgtcctggagatgctggagaagtTCAG GCTCACCCGTTCTTCAGACACATTAACTGGGATGAGCTGTTGGCACGGAAGGTGGAACCTCCTTTTAAACCCTTATTG caaTCTGAAGAGGATGTGAGCCAGTTTGATTCAAAGTTTACACGTCAGACACCTGTTGATAGCCCAGATGACTCTACTCTCAGTGAAAGTGCCAACCAGGTCTTTCTG GGTTTTACATATGTGGCTCCATCTGTACTTGAAAGCGTAAAAGAGAAATTTTCTTTTGAACCAAAAATTCGATCACCTCGCAGATTCATAGGTAGCCCTAGGACACCAGTCAG
- the RPS6KB1 gene encoding ribosomal protein S6 kinase beta-1 isoform X6: protein MAGVFDIDLDQPEDAASDEELEEGGQLSESMDHGGLGQYDLGMEHCEKFEISETSVNRGPEKIRPECFELLRVLGKGGYGKVFQVRKVTGANTGKIFAMKVLKKAMIVRNAKDTAHTKAERNILEEVKHPFIVDLIYAFQTGGKLYLILEYLSGGELFMQLEREGIFMEDTACFYLAEISMALGHLHQKGIIYRDLKPENIMLNHQGHVKLTDFGLCKESIHDGTVTHTFCGTIEYMAPEILMRSGHNRAVDWWSLGALMYDMLTGAPPFTGENRKKTIDKILKCKLNLPPYLTQEARDLLKKLLKRNAASRLGAGPGDAGEVQAHPFFRHINWDELLARKVEPPFKPLLCQCP from the exons ATGGCGGGCGTCTTCGACATCGACCTGGACCAGCCCGAGGACGCGGCTTCGGACGAGGAGCTGGAGGAGGGG ggacAATTAAGTGAGAGCATGGACCATGGAGGACTTGGCCAATACGACCT TGGCATGGAACATTGTGAAAAATTTGAGATTTCAGAAACTAGTGTAAACAGAGGTCCAGAAAAGATCCGACCAGAGTGCTTTGAGTTACTACGCGTGCTTGGCAAAGGTGGCTATGGAAAG GTATTTCAAGTACGAAAAGTAACTGGAGCAAATACCGGAAAAATTTTTGCCATGAAAGTTCTTAAAAAG GCAATGATTGTAAGGAATGCAAAAGATACAGCTCATACAAAAGCAGAGCGGAATATACTGGAGGAAGTGAAACATCCCTTCATCGTAGACTTAATTTATGCCTTTCAGACTGGTGGAAAACTCTACCTCATCCTTGAGTATCTCAGTG GAGGAGAACTATTTATGCAGTTAGAGAGAGAAGGGATATTTATGGAAGACACAGCTTG cttttactTAGCAGAAATCTCAATGGCACTGGGGCACTTGCATCAAAAAGGAATCATCTATCGTGATCTGAAGCCAGAAAATATCATGCTTAATCATCAAG GTCATGTAAAATTGACTGACTTTGGATTATGTAAAGAATCTATTCACGATGGAACAGTCACGCACACGTTTTGTGGAACAATTGAATACAT GGCCCCTGAAATCTTGATGAGGAGTGGGCATAATCGTGCTGTGGACTGGTGGAGTTTGGGGGCATTAATGTATGACATGCTGACTGGAGCA CCTCCTTTCACTGGggagaacagaaagaaaacaattgaCAAGATTCTCAAGTGTAAACTCAACTTGCCTCCCTACCTCACACAAGAAGCCAGAGATCTGCTTAAAAAG CTgctaaaaagaaatgctgcctcACGTCTAGGAGCTGgtcctggagatgctggagaagtTCAG GCTCACCCGTTCTTCAGACACATTAACTGGGATGAGCTGTTGGCACGGAAGGTGGAACCTCCTTTTAAACCCTTATTG TGTCAGTGCCCATAG